A genome region from Piliocolobus tephrosceles isolate RC106 chromosome 8, ASM277652v3, whole genome shotgun sequence includes the following:
- the PDK4 gene encoding pyruvate dehydrogenase kinase, isozyme 4, with product MKAARFVLRSAGSLSGAGLVPREVEHFSRYSPSPLSMKQLLDFGSENACERTSFAFLRQELPVRLANILKEIDILPTQLINTSSVQLVKSWYIQSLMDLVEFHEKSPDDQKALSDFVDTLIKVRNRHHNVVPTMAQGIIEYKDACTVDPVTNQNLQYFLDRFYMNRISTRMLMNQHILIFSDSQTGNPSHIGSIDPNCDVVAVVQDAFECSRMLCDQYYLTSPELKLTQVNGKFPDQPIHIVYVPSHLHHMLFELFKNAMRATVEHQENRPSLTPIEVIVVLGKEDLTIKISDRGGGVPLRIIDRLFSYTYSTAPTPVMDNSRNAPLAGFGYGLPISRLYAKYFQGDLNLYSLSGYGTDAIIYLKALSSESIEKLPVFNMSAFKHYQMSSEADDWCIPSREPKNLAKEAAM from the exons ATGAAGGCGGCCCGTTTCGTGTTGCGCAGCGCTGGCTCGCTCAGCGGCGCTGGCCTGGTGCCCCGAGAGGTCGAGCATTTCTCGCGCTACAGCCCCTCCCCGCTGTCCATGAAGCAGCTACTGGACTTTG GTTCAGAAAACGCATGTGAAAGaacttcttttgcatttttgcGACAAGAATTGCCTGTGAGGCTCGCCAACATTCTGAAGGAAATTGATATCCTCCCGACCCAATTAATAAATACCTCTTCAGTGCAATTGGTTAAAAGCTG GTATATACAGAGCCTGATGGATTTGGTGGAATTCCATGAGAAAAGCCCAGATGACCAGAAAGCATTATCAGA CTTTGTAGATACACTCATCAAAGTTCGAAATCGACACCATAATGTAGTCCCTACAATGGCACAAGGAATCATAGAGTATAAAGATGCCTGTACAGTTGACCCAGTCACCAATCAAAATCTTCAGTATTTCTTGGATCGATTTTACATGAACCGTATTTCTACTAGGATGCTGATGAACCAGCACA ttCTTATATTTAGTGACTCACAGACAGGAAACCCAAGCCACATTGGAAGCATTGATCCTAACTGTGATGTGGTAGCAGTGGTCCAAG ATGCCTTTGAGTGTTCAAGGATGCTCTGTGATCAGTATTATTTAACATCTCCAGAATTAAAGCTCACACAAGTGAATG gaaaaTTTCCCGACCAACCAATCCACATCGTGTATGTTCCTTCTCACCTCCATCATATGCTCTTTGAACTATTTAAG AATGCAATGCGGGCAACAGTTGAACACCAGGAAAATCGGCCTTCCCTTACACCAATTGAGGTGATTGTTGTCTTGGGAAAAGAAGACCTTACAATTAAG atttcaGACAGAGGAGGTGGTGTTCCCCTGAGAATTATTGACCGCCTCTTTAGTTATACATACTCCACTGCACCAACGCCTGTGATGGATAATTCCCGGAATGCTCCTTTG GCTGGTTTTGGTTATGGCTTGCCAATTTCTCGTCTCTATGCCAAGTACTTTCAAGGAGATCTGAATCTCTACTCTTTATCAGGATATGGAACAGATGCTATCATCTACTTAAAG GCTTTGTCTTCTGAGTCTATAGAAAAACTTCCAGTCTTTAACATGTCAGCCTTCAAACATTATCAGATGAGCTCTGAGGCTGATGACTGGTGTATCCCAAGCAGGGAACCAAAGAACCTGGCAAAAGAAGCGGCCATGTGA